From Serinicoccus profundi, the proteins below share one genomic window:
- a CDS encoding carbohydrate-binding domain-containing protein has protein sequence MSTTRTRLRTTAASLAVAALIAGCGVQGTTGSTAAGSTVSTSTSDIEGSTEDSTATTEESAEASEDAGEDTEKAIGTVGLTTHADGDEADYDAASAVSVELADDGGSSSAGSGVEVSSTEEGTDLVTIAEAGTYVLSGTLTDGQVVLDVPEEEDVTVVLDGVEVTSSLGSALLISAAEDATVVLADGSENSLTDPATYAQTEAVVDEETGEEVDAPDAALYSTADLTIAGTGALTVESYGGDGITSKDGLVILSGELTVDAVDDGIRGKDFLSVQGGTLTVTADGDGLTSDNTEEGTGIIAVSGETTEITVAAGDDAVKGENAIDLVGGQLTVTQSLEGLESARILVEGGTTDVTASDDALNAASDTTTPSVEISGGELTLTSEGDGLDSNGTVTMTGGTVVVNGPTMDGNGALDVDGDFLVSGGDLLAVGSAGMLMAPSTAGEQTSLATALSGSATAGSTLTVTDADGEVVAEIEVGRDTASLVLSSADLVAGETYTVSSGSTTLATAIAGEYSLGGRGGPRP, from the coding sequence ATGAGCACCACCCGCACCCGCCTGCGCACCACCGCCGCCAGCCTCGCCGTCGCCGCCCTGATCGCCGGCTGCGGCGTCCAGGGGACCACCGGCAGCACCGCCGCCGGCAGCACCGTCAGCACGAGCACCTCCGACATCGAGGGCTCGACCGAGGACAGCACTGCCACGACCGAGGAGAGCGCCGAGGCGTCCGAGGACGCCGGCGAGGACACCGAGAAGGCGATCGGCACCGTCGGCCTCACCACTCACGCCGACGGCGACGAGGCCGACTACGACGCGGCGAGCGCGGTGTCGGTCGAGCTGGCCGACGACGGCGGCAGCAGCAGCGCCGGGAGCGGCGTCGAGGTGAGCAGCACCGAAGAGGGGACCGACCTGGTGACGATCGCCGAGGCCGGCACCTACGTCCTCTCCGGGACCCTGACCGACGGCCAGGTCGTCCTGGACGTGCCCGAGGAGGAGGACGTCACCGTCGTGCTCGACGGTGTCGAGGTGACCAGCTCGCTGGGCTCGGCCCTCCTCATCAGCGCGGCCGAAGACGCCACCGTCGTCCTCGCCGACGGGTCCGAGAACTCCCTCACCGATCCCGCGACCTATGCCCAGACGGAGGCGGTCGTCGACGAGGAGACGGGTGAGGAGGTCGACGCCCCCGACGCCGCGCTCTACTCCACCGCCGACCTCACCATCGCCGGGACCGGCGCGCTCACCGTCGAGAGCTACGGCGGCGACGGCATCACGAGCAAGGACGGCCTGGTGATCCTCTCCGGCGAGCTCACCGTCGACGCGGTGGACGACGGCATCCGGGGCAAGGACTTCCTCTCCGTCCAGGGCGGCACCCTCACCGTCACCGCCGACGGTGACGGCCTGACGTCGGACAACACCGAGGAGGGCACCGGGATCATCGCCGTCTCGGGGGAGACCACCGAGATCACCGTCGCCGCGGGCGACGACGCGGTGAAGGGTGAGAACGCCATCGACCTGGTCGGCGGCCAGCTCACCGTGACCCAGTCGCTGGAGGGTCTGGAGTCGGCCCGGATCCTCGTCGAGGGCGGCACGACCGACGTCACCGCGAGCGACGACGCCCTCAACGCCGCGTCGGACACGACCACGCCGTCGGTGGAGATCAGCGGCGGTGAGCTCACCCTCACCTCCGAGGGTGATGGCCTCGACTCCAACGGGACGGTCACCATGACCGGGGGCACGGTCGTCGTCAACGGCCCGACGATGGACGGCAACGGGGCGCTCGACGTCGACGGCGACTTCCTCGTCTCCGGCGGTGACCTCCTCGCGGTCGGCAGCGCGGGCATGCTCATGGCGCCGTCCACGGCGGGCGAGCAGACCTCCCTGGCCACGGCGCTGAGCGGCAGCGCCACGGCGGGCAGCACGCTCACCGTGACCGACGCCGACGGCGAGGTCGTCGCCGAGATCGAGGTGGGCCGGGACACCGCGTCCCTCGTGCTCTCGAGCGCAGACCTCGTGGCGGGAGAGACGTATACCGTCAGCTCCGGCTCCACCACCCTCGCCACCGCCATCGCCGGGGAGTACTCCCTCGGTGGTAGGGGAGGCCCGCGCCCCTGA
- a CDS encoding polyphosphate polymerase domain-containing protein produces MSPLASLSPISLTDLVAESALLTRVDRKYLLTTAQVDAALTDLPAGTRVLEIEGLRRFDYASTYFDTDDRQSYRLAATARRRRWKVRTRSYLDTGTCWLEVKTRGPRGTTVKARQPHPVGMPSALTADAAGFVEHTLRDQGVPLPRDGWDAAPALDTAYRRSTLALADGARATIDTRLRWTSPDGTELAPEGVAIVESKGGSTPTSLDRALWAAGHRPVRISKFATGLALLDPTLPAHRWHRLLTTTGSLAA; encoded by the coding sequence ATGAGCCCGCTAGCCAGCCTCTCCCCCATCTCCCTGACGGACCTGGTGGCCGAGTCGGCCCTGCTCACCCGGGTGGACCGCAAGTACCTCCTCACCACCGCCCAGGTCGACGCCGCCCTCACGGACCTGCCCGCCGGGACGCGCGTCCTGGAGATCGAGGGCCTGCGCCGGTTCGACTACGCCTCGACCTACTTCGACACCGACGACCGGCAGAGCTACCGCCTCGCCGCCACCGCGCGCCGCCGTCGCTGGAAGGTCCGCACCCGCTCCTACCTCGACACCGGGACCTGCTGGCTCGAGGTCAAGACCCGCGGTCCGCGCGGCACCACGGTCAAGGCGCGCCAGCCCCACCCCGTCGGTATGCCGTCAGCCCTCACCGCGGACGCGGCCGGCTTCGTGGAGCACACACTGCGCGACCAGGGGGTGCCGCTGCCCCGGGACGGGTGGGACGCGGCACCCGCGCTCGACACGGCATACCGCCGGAGCACGCTCGCGCTCGCCGATGGTGCCCGCGCCACCATCGACACCCGGCTGCGCTGGACCTCGCCGGACGGCACCGAGCTGGCGCCCGAGGGCGTCGCCATCGTCGAGTCCAAAGGCGGGTCCACCCCGACCTCGCTGGACCGCGCGCTCTGGGCCGCCGGCCACCGGCCGGTGCGGATCAGCAAGTTCGCCACCGGCCTGGCCCTGCTCGACCCGACCCTGCCCGCGCACCGCTGGCACCGCCTGCTCACGACCACCGGCTCGCTGGCCGCCTGA
- a CDS encoding esterase family protein — protein sequence MEREQVDLDTEGVGRGAVIRYGHFGRPVLVFPSEAGRAWDFENNGMLDGIAHLLEEGRVKLYCVDSFDHLTWSDNSLPTEERARRHGGYEHWILETVVPLIDQDSPGHQSIVTVGASMGGFHAVNFALKRPDIFGVGISLSGNFDPSSWHGWGELGEATYFSNPTAYVAGMGGEHLQWVREHATILLVAGQGAFEVHPTQSLPGAHRMAGILADKGIPHEFDLWGHDSAHDWPWWRKQLAHHLPRFC from the coding sequence ATGGAGCGCGAGCAGGTCGACCTCGACACCGAGGGTGTGGGACGCGGAGCGGTCATCCGCTACGGCCACTTCGGGCGGCCGGTGCTGGTCTTCCCGTCCGAGGCCGGGCGGGCCTGGGACTTCGAGAACAACGGCATGCTCGACGGCATCGCCCACCTGCTCGAGGAGGGACGCGTCAAGCTCTACTGCGTCGACTCCTTCGACCACCTGACGTGGAGCGACAACAGCCTGCCCACGGAGGAGCGGGCGCGTCGCCACGGCGGCTACGAGCACTGGATCCTGGAGACGGTGGTGCCGCTCATCGACCAGGACTCACCGGGGCACCAGAGCATCGTCACCGTGGGGGCCAGCATGGGTGGCTTCCACGCGGTCAACTTCGCGCTCAAACGGCCCGACATCTTCGGGGTGGGCATCAGCCTGTCGGGCAACTTCGACCCCAGCTCTTGGCACGGGTGGGGCGAGCTGGGGGAGGCGACCTACTTCAGCAACCCGACCGCCTACGTCGCCGGGATGGGGGGCGAGCACCTGCAGTGGGTGCGCGAGCACGCCACCATCCTGCTCGTCGCGGGCCAGGGGGCCTTCGAGGTGCACCCGACCCAGTCGCTGCCCGGGGCGCACCGGATGGCGGGGATCCTCGCGGACAAGGGCATCCCGCACGAGTTCGACCTGTGGGGCCACGACAGCGCCCACGACTGGCCGTGGTGGCGCAAGCAGCTCGCGCACCACCTGCCGCGCTTCTGCTGA
- a CDS encoding DUF4956 domain-containing protein yields MNALILPAVDLLAIVLLTFAIYLPRHRRTELVPAFLGVNVGVLAVSMALTSSAATVGLGLGLFGVLSIIRLRSSELSQREIAYYFAALTLGLLGGIGVTSLAVGIGLMALVVLALAVGDHPRVAGPQEELLQQLVVLDRAVTDPDELRDRLRALLGGEVVTARTVRLDLVDDSTQVEVGWRVSGRTSPTVQAPAGASVTREAVAR; encoded by the coding sequence ATGAACGCCCTGATCCTGCCCGCCGTCGACCTGCTCGCGATCGTCCTGCTGACCTTCGCGATCTACCTGCCCCGGCACCGACGCACCGAGCTGGTCCCGGCCTTCCTCGGGGTCAACGTGGGGGTGCTGGCCGTCAGCATGGCCCTCACCTCCTCGGCCGCGACGGTCGGTCTGGGGCTCGGGCTCTTCGGCGTCCTGTCGATCATCCGGCTGCGCTCCAGCGAGCTCAGCCAGCGCGAGATCGCCTACTACTTCGCCGCGCTCACCCTGGGTCTGCTCGGTGGCATCGGGGTGACCAGCCTCGCTGTCGGCATCGGCCTCATGGCGCTCGTCGTGCTCGCCCTCGCGGTCGGCGACCACCCGAGGGTCGCCGGGCCGCAGGAGGAGCTGCTGCAGCAGCTGGTCGTGCTCGACCGGGCGGTCACCGACCCCGACGAGCTGCGCGACCGGCTGCGGGCGCTGCTCGGCGGCGAGGTCGTCACCGCCCGCACGGTGCGCCTGGACCTGGTCGACGACAGCACGCAGGTCGAGGTCGGCTGGCGGGTGTCCGGCAGGACCTCGCCGACGGTGCAGGCCCCGGCCGGCGCCTCCGTGACCCGCGAGGCGGTCGCCCGATGA